A genomic window from Leishmania major strain Friedlin complete genome, chromosome 16 includes:
- the CHI-1 gene encoding chitinase — MVQRSALVRLACLVAVLYSSCLSAPLSSTIAAAAPAAARDTAISSRHNTSVTAASPSPLFTVFGYLPEYRQGSFNYEAFFKAGLTHLIFFSAEVDPATLRLIHVDDRLPSGDEWARIRRLADLHGAKLMLCIGGGGRSAGFADLVGDTVQRKAFIEEVNAVLLARKLDGIDFNWDYPQTMTEWLNFGRFLMELRSSLGYAAAAGGEHAAEPIGERRYRTRVRGAVLSMALHPHPSMAAVLQSARMLHSLDYVHLMAYDHVAGTGPHSSVEYAASVLSEETIGLFNEAVYNRRLGRMHQRPRTEQDHRRKLTLGIPFYGRHREDRRLQPEAYDRLWFFIQEWASKNHPTWVEGGAELRALSEYGGYSFTCYDDVKRKMRLARAANLSGIMIWELGQDVPPGTSPMSLMTAVHEQLADWGLLTDSGRGIGGNVNSDNAHDRPQPSPQHSSPDVAEDGDL; from the coding sequence ATGGTGCAGAGGAGCGCACTTGTGCGGCTGGCGTGTCTTGTAGCAGTGCTGTACTCCAGCTGCCTGAGCGCTCCACTGAGCTCGACTatagccgctgccgctcctgcagctgcgcgcgataccgccatcagcagcaggcacAACACCTCGGTAACTGCGGCTTCTCCTTCCCCGCTCTTTACTGTCTTCGGATACTTGCCTGAGTACCGTCAGGGCTCGTTCAACTACGAGGCCTTCTTCAAAGCAGGGTTAACGCATCTTATCTTTTTCAGTGCTGAGGTGGACCCCGCAACGTTGCGTCTCATCCACGTAGATGACCGACTGCCATCGGGCGACGAGTGGGCCCGCATCCGCCGGCTGGCAGACCTGCACGGTGCAAAGCTGATGCTCTGcatcggtggtggtggccgcagcgccgggtTTGCGGACCTCGTCGGGGACACGGTGCAGCGGAAAGCGTTCATAGAGGAGGTgaacgcggtgctgctggcacGAAAGCTCGACGGCATCGACTTCAACTGGGATTACCCGCAGACGATGACGGAGTGGTTGAACTTCGGTCGCTTCCTGATGGAGCTCCGGTCTTCCCTGGGCtatgcggctgctgcaggcggcgaaCACGCAGCTGAACCGATTGGTGAGCGGCGCTACCGCACCCGAGTGCGGGGCGCTGTCTTGTCCATGGCCCTTCATCCCCACCCATCTATGGCAGCCGTACTGCAGTCCGCTCGTATGCTTCACTCGCTGGACTATGTGCACTTGATGGCGTACGACCACGTTGCCGGGACCGGGCCACACAGCTCGGTCGAGTACGCTGCCTCGGTGCTCAGTGAGGAGACGATCGGGCTCTTTAACGAGGCTGTATACAACAGACGTCTTGGGCGGATGCACCAGCGGCCGCGCACTGAGCAGGACCACCGCCGCAAGCTCACCCTTGGAATCCCCTTCTACGGCCGTCATCGAGAGGACAGGCGACTGCAGCCTGAGGCGTACGACCGCCTCTGGTTCTTCATCCAGGAATGGGCGAGCAAGAACCACCCAACATGGGTCGAGGGAGGAGCGGAGCTGCGGGCATTGAGCGAGTACGGCGGGTACAGCTTCACCTGCTACGACGATGTGAAGCGCAAGATGCGACTGGCACGCGCTGCTAACTTGTCTGGGATAATGATCTGGGAGCTGGGCCAGGATGTGCCACCGGGGACTTCGCCGATGTCGCTCATGACTGCCGTTCACGAGCAGCTGGCCGACTGGGGGTTGCTGACCGACAGCGGACGTGGCATTGGTGGCAACGTGAATAGCGATAATGCACACGATCGTCCGCAACCATCGCCGCAGCATTCGTCTCCAGATGTGGCTGAGGACGGCGATCTATGA